The window ATACTTCTTGCCTGAAATCTTCTCAATCTCTGCAATAACTGGTGCAAAGATATCTGTATCGTAGTTAGAGTTCTTGCCCTGCATGAGACGAACGAGACGTTCAAAGCCCATGCCAGTATCGATAACATGCATCTTCAATGGGTCAAGACTGCCGTCAGCCTTACGATTGAACTGCATGAACACGATGTTCCAAATCTCAATAACCTGTGGGTGATCCTTGTTTACAAGTTCCTCACCAGGCACCTTAGCCTTCTCTTCCTCTGAACGAAAGTCAATATGAATCTCTGAACAAGGACCACAAGGACCTGTGTCACCCATCTCCCAGAAGTTGTCGTGCTTGTTTCCGTTGACGATATGATTCTTTGGGAAATGCTTCTCCCAGTAGCTTGCTGCCTCATCATCACGTGATATTCCCTCTGCCTTATCACCCTCAAAGACGGTTACATAGAGGTCTTTTGGGTCAAGGTGGAGTACGTCTACAAGGTATTCGTAGGCGTAATCAATTGCTCCTTCTTTAAAATAGTCACCGAAACTCCAGTTACCTAACATCTCAAACATCGTGTGGTGGCTGAGAGCTGCATCACGACCGACTTCTTCCAAGTCATTGTGTTTACCACTAACACGCAGACATTTCTGTGAGTCAGTGCGGCGACGAGGCTCTGGATCCTTTGTTCCGAGGATAATATCTTTCCACTGGTTCATACCAGCATTAGTGAACATCAGCGTAGGGTCGTCCTTAATAACCATAGGGGCAGACGGTACGATAACGTGTCCCTTCGACTCAAAGAATTTCAAGTAAGAGTCGCGGATTTCGTTTGCTGTCATCATCTTTATTTTATTTTTAATTCAATTTTTCTACCTAAAAGTGTTGCAAAGATACTGACTTTTGAGTATTTTTGCAAACAATTAGGCTGCTGAATACGTAAAAACTTCTTTTAGAGGTAGGCATAGTCTTCCTATTCAGACCTAAGATTGTGTAAATAATTGATATAAAAGTTACTAAGACATGGCAGAGAATCCGCGCAAACTGTATTATTCTATCAAGGAAGTGGCACAGCAGATTAACGTTACGGAGAGTCTGTTGCGATATTGGGAAACCGAGTTCCCACACCTTCGTCCTAAGACGACGGGCAATCGTGTGCGCCAATATACGGAGAAGGACATTGAACAGATAAAGGTTATTTACAACCTTGTCAAGGTGCGTGGCTTTAAGATTGCTGCAGCTCGCAAGATGTTGCAGGAGAACAGAAGTGGTGCTGACAAGAGTCAGAAGGTAATGGAAACCCTCTTCTCTGTGCGCGACCAGCTGAAAGAACTTAAGAAACAGTTAGACGGATTGGTATAGAATATCATTATATATTCCCTTTTATTTTTATACAAAAGAAGCATAAAAGGGCTATCTTATCTTTCCACGTAAATACAGAATCTTCACTTCCATATGGGATTCTCTCTCCAGCCATCAGCAAAGCCAAGCATGTATATGGGAACTTTGGGATGAAGAGAGAAAATTTTTATGATTTGTTCTTTTATAGTATTCTTAGGATTTAAGTTGTTAATGAGATAAAGCACGCATGAAACAACTCCAAAAGCGCGTTTTCTTTGATTATCTGTCATATCTTGATTAAGCCACTTTTCATGATAGCCTTTGATGTTAACAGGTTTCTTTGCAAACACTTTATACCACAATCTTGAGTGGTGGGCTATCATATTTCTTAATAGAGATATTGATTCCAGCCAACTTGAAAGTTCTTTTGATGAATTCAGTCCAAATTCCTTAGCGATTGCCGATTGCAAAGGAGATTGAGCCTTAAGGTTCTTATACATCTTTGAGAGCGTGCCAAATGAAGCTGTCTCTATAATCATCCATGCATCAGGATTATCTCCTTCAAACGATAATTCATCCCAGTGCTTACTCTCACGGATAAAATCACGTGCAAAAGGGTCTGTACTTCTTCCAAATTCATATTTTAATTTTAGAACAAATTCCTTATGATAATACTTATTTTCAAACAGGCTATTATCAAGGTACCATAATCCTGTGCCAGTCGATAATGAAAGGGTAGATATAATTCTGGTACGTAGCCCTATTTCCAAGGTCTCTATCGCATCAAATATTATTTGACGAAAAGATTTCTCTAATTCATATCTATCAATAACATCTTCGAAATATGTGTCCTTCTTGAAATCTCCAGATTCCATATCTAACATGCCTATCCAAAAGTACTTCAAACGGAAATAATTTATACGATTAAGAAACTCCTTAGCTAATTGTTCATTAAGGAAATGCATTCCACGATTTTTTAAAGTGGAAAGTTGTTCATCTAACGTTCGTGGTTTCTGGTTCTTCATAATATAAAAAAATGACCCACCTGCAGTTCTAATGGGATGCAAGTGAGTTCTGTTATCTTTCTCACGAGCTTAGTCGTGATATTTTAATGAGTTCACACTATTTCAAGGTTTATTTATAGATTCAGTTACATCTTACTTTGCAAAGATAAATAAATTATCTCAATATCGCAAATTCTTAATTAAGAAAATTATAATAATTCTTTTTTACTTTTAGTTGTTGTAAGGCTTACATTGTTTCGTGTTACATACCAACACATAGCGTGTGTGTCCTCAGCACGATATGTGTTGAGTATATAATGGGATAAAACCAAGATGTTTTATAATGGATGCTATAGTGATATACGTGTAATGCTACATTATAAACGCTCTTTAACAGAGTGTTTAAATAAAATACATTGTGGTATTGTTGTTAATTGAGGATTTAAATTTGCTGTCATTTCTATCACTTACATTTCTTTTCTAATATGTTATGATCCAACTAATTATGCGAAGTGTTAAAAATGACAGCAACTGTTTTCAAACTTAATTCTGGTATATGAGTATTGCTTTTACGCCATCTTTCCCATCAAAGCATCAATTGTATTCCTCACTCTACGCTCTGTTGTCAACATGATAGTGTCTTCATCGGCACCCTCAGCACCCATATAAACGGAAGGGTTGGAGTAGGTCATGCGGCTTGTTTGTGGTTCACGAGCAGAGAAGTGGAAGGCTGGTACGCTTGTTTTTTGGCGTATGCGAGCGATGTTCTTTTCGTTCACACCACAACCCGCCATGATTTTTATACGACCATTTGCTAACTGGTTTAATCGCTGGAGTAGGGGGATACCCCCCTCGGCTGTAGGTTGCTGTCCCGAAGTAAGTACTCTTTCAAAGCCAAGCGCAATAAGCTGTTCCAAGGCTTTCTCTGGTTCTCGGCATCGGTCGAAGGCACGATGGAAGGTCACACTCATCCCTTTCGCATGTGACATTAGATATTCGTTGGCAGTCAAGTCAATATCTCCTTCAGCTGTCAGACAGCCAAAAACAACACCATCCACACCCAACTCACGGCAGAGATCAATGTCCATAGCCATACGCTGAAGTTCCTGTTTGGTATAAAAGAAGTCGCCACCACGGTTACGGATAATGACATGTAGGCGAGTATCAGTCAATACTTCTCTCGCCATCTTTATCTCACCATAGGAAGGAGTGGTACCACCTTCAGGAATACCCA is drawn from Prevotella melaninogenica and contains these coding sequences:
- a CDS encoding MerR family transcriptional regulator; translation: MAENPRKLYYSIKEVAQQINVTESLLRYWETEFPHLRPKTTGNRVRQYTEKDIEQIKVIYNLVKVRGFKIAAARKMLQENRSGADKSQKVMETLFSVRDQLKELKKQLDGLV
- a CDS encoding Abi family protein, coding for MKNQKPRTLDEQLSTLKNRGMHFLNEQLAKEFLNRINYFRLKYFWIGMLDMESGDFKKDTYFEDVIDRYELEKSFRQIIFDAIETLEIGLRTRIISTLSLSTGTGLWYLDNSLFENKYYHKEFVLKLKYEFGRSTDPFARDFIRESKHWDELSFEGDNPDAWMIIETASFGTLSKMYKNLKAQSPLQSAIAKEFGLNSSKELSSWLESISLLRNMIAHHSRLWYKVFAKKPVNIKGYHEKWLNQDMTDNQRKRAFGVVSCVLYLINNLNPKNTIKEQIIKIFSLHPKVPIYMLGFADGWRENPIWK
- a CDS encoding copper homeostasis protein CutC, translated to MNRTDFEIEICANSVESCIEAQKGGANRVELCMGIPEGGTTPSYGEIKMAREVLTDTRLHVIIRNRGGDFFYTKQELQRMAMDIDLCRELGVDGVVFGCLTAEGDIDLTANEYLMSHAKGMSVTFHRAFDRCREPEKALEQLIALGFERVLTSGQQPTAEGGIPLLQRLNQLANGRIKIMAGCGVNEKNIARIRQKTSVPAFHFSAREPQTSRMTYSNPSVYMGAEGADEDTIMLTTERRVRNTIDALMGKMA